TGAGGTGAAGTCCGTAGATGAAATGATTCAGTACATAAAAGAAAAAGGGTTGGAAGTAGACAGTGGCCCTTTCCAGCCCAATCCACACGTGAGGTTCTTCTTTGTTAAAGATCCTAACGGTGTGAGTGTTCAGTTTGTAGAGAACGTGTAGACAGCCTTTTCTCTCTGATTTCATTGCTAATATAGGAATATTTATCAATAGCATGGGTTGACAGGAAGAGAATCTGCAGTTATTATGTTTATATACCCTATTAGGGTATTGTGAGATAAGGCTCAAGATAGGTGGTGAGCAAGATGATAAAGGTAACGGAAAAAGCCGTAGAAAAGCTTGAGGAGATTCTGGCAGAAGAAGATAACCGCGAAAACAAGGCTCTGAGAGTCTCTTTTGGTGGCTTTGGTTGAGGCGGTCCCAAGCTAAAAGTAGCTCTGGATGAGCTGCACGAAGAAGATGACGTAGTTGTGGAATCAAAAGGTGTGAAGGTAGTTTATGATGAAACAATAGAAAACTTCATTGCCAATTCTGTCATTGATTATTCCACTAATATGTTCTACCGTGGTTTTTATGTTAGAGGAGCGGGAATGTCTACCTGTTAATAGAATAGGCTGCAGTAAAGTAAAAGCTACCGCAAATGCGGTAGCTTTTGTAGTAGCGGTGGTTTACCAGGAAAAAGTCCGTTTGGGAACATTGCGGAGGCCTTTTATCAATAACTCCATATTCTCAGTGTCTTCAATGCGGCTTTTTTCAAACTTAAGCAGCATTCTGGGATGATGACTGTCTCTGCTTATAACAGTAATGTTTCGAGGGGATATTTCTCCGTTGTCGGTACTGAGCACAACGTTATCTTCGTATGAAAAATCCATTAAGTCGCCGGAGTGTGTTGATAACCACAAATCGAAAATAATATTTTCTTCAAGCTCGTTTTCGGTAACCAGTTCCTCCTCCACGGCGAGTTCATAAAGTTCAGGGGCAATCCACAATGCCTGTGCCGTTACGCCTTCCTGGGAATCCGTGCTGGAATACTGCTCAATGATGTCCTCCTGCCCGGCATCTTCCTCATAGTTATAATCTGCCGCATTATTATCGGCTTCGCCGGGATCGTTGCTGCAACCGGCAAGCAAGAGTCCCGCTGCAAATAAAATGGTCAGGGTTAAGAAATAGATTTTTTTATTCATTCAAGCTCCTTTCAGGTATTAGTTACCTCTAACTATACTAATCTCGTGGGGAGATTGCCCCAACGGGATTTCAGCCAGTTTTTCATAAGTTGCCGAATCCAGAACAGTAAGTGAGTTGCTACTTGTATCAGTAATATAGACTTCATTGCCGGCGGGATGAAACTTTATATGATTGGGCCTGCCAAAGGTAACTGTATCAACAATGCTATACTCATTTTCAACGTCAAAGATGATAATCTCTCCGGTTTTGCTGGCAGCAACCCACACAAATTGACCGTCGGGAGAAACATCTACGGCGTGGGTTTCTTCTCCGGCCGGTAAGGAATAGAGGACTTGCCCGTCAGTTGTATCCAGAACCGTTAACATATTGCCCTCATAATTTGCTACATACAGCAAATCGCCCTGGGGTGAAGTTCTGGCTTCCTGGGCACCTTCTGCCCCTGTCTGCCAGACAGTTTCAGTAACTAAGTTAACCATATCCACTACAACAACGGCACTCTGTTCAGGATCCGCCACATATGCCCGTTTCCCGTCCGGACTGAAAGTAATGTGAGTAGGGCCCACCAGGTCATCCTGAATCACAGTTACTACTTCCTGAAGCTCCACATTAATTACCACCAGCGACGGCCCGGAGTTTCTGCCGGCGGCAACCAAAACATAATTTCCGTCCGGACTCATGTCTATCCCGTGAACCCGCTCCCCCACAGAAATTGTGTTTTTAATTTGATCGGTTGCAGTATCCACTACATAAATATTGCCGCCATCCAAATCACCTGTAAACAGAAGACTGTTATCCGGCGTGACTCCCAGACCATGAGAGACAGATTCGCCAACATTTATGGTGGCAGTTGTTTGGCGGGTTAGTGAATCAAGCACTGAAACTGTTCCTTCACCGGCATTGGGGACATAAAGTTTATATGCTTCTTCAGTCTGACTTACCCCGGCGCACCCGGTAACAGTCAGGATTATCCCCATTATCAATACTACAATAATAAGGATGACTCGGTTTTTCATGCCATCACTCCAATTTTTTCAGCTAAATAGTAGTTAAAGGGTCCTTCTCTTTAACATTGTAAGAAGTAAATTTTACAATGTTGTGATAAGCGAGTGAAGATGGTGTGGATTTAAGAGGGACGGGCCTCTTCCGACAAATAGTGCTTTAAGAAATATTCTTCCCCCAGAAAAATTAAGCTGATTGATATAGCGGCAACAATCAAAATTAACATGTCGGTAGTAGCTTTTAGCCAGATAAATGCACTTAAAGCAATTATGTCCAGTATAAGGGCGACAATTACGACAGAGGGTTTTGCATCAATTTTTTCTCTGATTCTTCGCAGAACACCCCACTGAAAAATTATATCCATCACCAGGTAATATATTGCTCCAAGCGATGCTATTCGGCTCAAATCAAAGAAGATAGTCAGAGCTATGCCGATAACAAGAAGATAAACCAGCATATGCCTTTGCACGGTCCCCTTCATGCCAAAATGGCTGTGAGGGATTAATTTCATTTCCGACAACATGGCGGTCATCCGTGATACTGCAAAAACACTGCCGATGCATACGGTGACAGTAGCCAGTATGGCTATCCCCACTGTAAACCACAGGCCGTATGTTCCCAGGGTGGGGCGTGCAGCTTCGGCAAGGGAATAATCCCTGGCCGCCACGATTTCCGGTATGGAAAGGCTGCTTGCTACCGCCACAGCCATGAACAAATAGAGTACTGACAAAATAGCGATAGAAAGGGTAATGGCTCGTCCTATGTTTTTATGGGGGTTAATAATTTCTGATCCGCTGTTTGTGATGGTGGTGAAACCTTTAAAACTAAGAAGGCTCAGAGCCAAAGAGGCTAAAAAACCCAGTGCCGGCTGGTCAGGTACAGGTCCCATTACACCTTCCAGGGAAAGGCCGGTTGCCGTTAAAGCGGCATAAGAAAAGACAGCGATTCCAACAATTTTTATCAGCGAAACTATGGAAGTAAAGGTCTGGATAAATTCATTGCGGGAAATATTGACCAAAAAGGTGAAAACAAGGAGCCCCACTCCAAGGGCGGGAACAAGCCAACTTTCCGGCCCTATATTAAAAAGCTGCAGCGTATAAGTACCAAAGGTTCTGGCCACCAGGCTCTGGGCAATCACCATTGAAAAGGCCATTAACAGCGCTGAAGATGCGGTAATAGTTCCTTTGTCATAGACCTTCACAAAAAACATGCCTATGCCACCGGCTGATGGGTAAGTATTGGCCATCTTTACATAGGCATGAGCGCTGCAGGCGGCAATGATTGCTCCACCGATGTAGGAGAGTGGAAACAGCGCTCCCGCCAGTTCAGCCACCTGACCCAATACAGCAAAGATTGCAGCACCAAACATTACACCGGTTCCCATGCCTACTGCACCCCATAAGGTAATGGTGTTTTCTTTATATTTTTTCTGTTCCATTGTTTTCCCTCCCCGGAACCTTTTCTCCTATCGGTATACTTATAGTTTAAAGGAAAATAAGGAGCGGGTTATTAATATGCAGTTAATATCAAAGATTAAACGGTCCTGGTAATTTCTGCAGCAAAATAAAGAGGAAACCGTTTTGGCGGTTTCCTCTGTGCGTTACTACATATTAACCATATTTCTGCATTCCTGTGCGCATTGACGGCAAATATCTGCGCATTGCTTACAATGATTATCCTGGAACATGTCACACTCGGTAGCACATGCTTCACAGATTTCTGCACAAAGGCCACAAATCTGCTTGGCAAAAGCACTGCCTCGGGCCATAAACTGTGCAGCAAGTGAGCAAATATCTGCACAGTCACGTAATGTCTGAATGCATTTCATGCGGGCCTGTGCATCAGGTTCTTTCAGGCATGATGTCAGGCATTCCTCACATACTTGCATGCAGCGGTTGCAAAGATCAATACACTTTTGCATCTTTTTTACATCTGTTTCTATAACAGCGGGCATATTGGACACCTCCTTTGGAGTGTTTGCAGTTATTGTCTGCAAATAACTGCCCATTATGCGGTGGATTTTGTCCGATTGCCGGGGCAGAAATTATAGATAAAAGTGTGTATTTTCACCTGCTCTAACAGGTGAATGAAGAACTTTGTCGAATAAATATAAGTGAAAATTTTCTTAGGGAGCAGCCATGAAAAATAAAAAGCTGATTCATATCTACATGTTCTATATTATCCTGGCGATGTCTGCCCTGATGCTTATTAATCTGGGCTGGAGTATTCGTACGAAGCGTGCCGTGGCCACGGAAAACATGTTG
The Dethiobacter alkaliphilus AHT 1 genome window above contains:
- a CDS encoding YncE family protein → MKNRVILIIVVLIMGIILTVTGCAGVSQTEEAYKLYVPNAGEGTVSVLDSLTRQTTATINVGESVSHGLGVTPDNSLLFTGDLDGGNIYVVDTATDQIKNTISVGERVHGIDMSPDGNYVLVAAGRNSGPSLVVINVELQEVVTVIQDDLVGPTHITFSPDGKRAYVADPEQSAVVVVDMVNLVTETVWQTGAEGAQEARTSPQGDLLYVANYEGNMLTVLDTTDGQVLYSLPAGEETHAVDVSPDGQFVWVAASKTGEIIIFDVENEYSIVDTVTFGRPNHIKFHPAGNEVYITDTSSNSLTVLDSATYEKLAEIPLGQSPHEISIVRGN
- a CDS encoding four-helix bundle copper-binding protein, whose amino-acid sequence is MPAVIETDVKKMQKCIDLCNRCMQVCEECLTSCLKEPDAQARMKCIQTLRDCADICSLAAQFMARGSAFAKQICGLCAEICEACATECDMFQDNHCKQCADICRQCAQECRNMVNM
- a CDS encoding APC family permease translates to MEQKKYKENTITLWGAVGMGTGVMFGAAIFAVLGQVAELAGALFPLSYIGGAIIAACSAHAYVKMANTYPSAGGIGMFFVKVYDKGTITASSALLMAFSMVIAQSLVARTFGTYTLQLFNIGPESWLVPALGVGLLVFTFLVNISRNEFIQTFTSIVSLIKIVGIAVFSYAALTATGLSLEGVMGPVPDQPALGFLASLALSLLSFKGFTTITNSGSEIINPHKNIGRAITLSIAILSVLYLFMAVAVASSLSIPEIVAARDYSLAEAARPTLGTYGLWFTVGIAILATVTVCIGSVFAVSRMTAMLSEMKLIPHSHFGMKGTVQRHMLVYLLVIGIALTIFFDLSRIASLGAIYYLVMDIIFQWGVLRRIREKIDAKPSVVIVALILDIIALSAFIWLKATTDMLILIVAAISISLIFLGEEYFLKHYLSEEARPS